One genomic region from Proteus vulgaris encodes:
- the atpF gene encoding F0F1 ATP synthase subunit B, giving the protein MNLNATILGQAVAFVLFVLFCMKFVWPPIMAAIEKRQKEIADGLSSAERAKKDLDLAKADAGDQLAKAKAEAQAIIESANKQRTQMIEDAKAEAEQERSKIVAQAQSELDAERKRAREELRKQVAMLAIAGAEKIIERSVDEAANSDIVDKLVAEL; this is encoded by the coding sequence GTGAATTTAAATGCAACAATCCTCGGCCAGGCCGTCGCATTTGTCCTGTTTGTTTTGTTCTGTATGAAATTCGTATGGCCACCAATTATGGCGGCCATTGAAAAACGTCAAAAAGAAATTGCTGACGGTTTATCATCTGCAGAACGTGCTAAAAAGGACTTAGATTTAGCGAAAGCCGATGCAGGCGATCAGCTAGCGAAAGCAAAAGCAGAAGCTCAAGCAATCATTGAATCCGCGAATAAACAACGCACTCAAATGATTGAAGATGCTAAAGCAGAAGCAGAGCAAGAACGTAGTAAGATCGTTGCACAAGCTCAATCCGAATTGGATGCAGAGCGTAAACGTGCTCGTGAAGAACTTCGTAAACAAGTCGCAATGCTGGCTATCGCAGGTGCCGAGAAAATTATTGAACGTTCCGTGGATGAAGCTGCTAATAGCGACATCGTTGATAAACTGGTCGCTGAACTGTAA
- the atpB gene encoding F0F1 ATP synthase subunit A, producing the protein MSASGEALTTRDYIGHHLNNLQLDLRTFELVNPHAENAPSFWVLNIDSLFFSVLMGALFLWLFRKVAVRATSGVPGKFQTAVEMIIGFVDSSVRDMYHGKSKVIAPLALTVFVWVLLMNALDLLPIDFIPYIGEHILGLPALRIVPTADVSITLSMAIGVFILILFYSIKMKGIKGFTKELTLQPFNHPIFIPVNLILEGVSLLSKPVSLGLRLFGNMYAGELIFILIAGLLPWWSQWLLSLPWAIFHILIITLQAFIFMVLTIVYLSMASEEH; encoded by the coding sequence ATGTCTGCATCAGGAGAAGCATTAACCACTAGAGACTACATAGGTCACCACCTGAATAACCTTCAGTTGGACCTGCGTACTTTCGAGTTGGTCAATCCCCATGCTGAAAATGCGCCATCATTCTGGGTGTTAAATATTGACTCACTTTTCTTTTCAGTACTGATGGGAGCTCTGTTCCTATGGCTGTTTAGAAAAGTAGCAGTAAGAGCAACCAGTGGCGTACCGGGAAAATTCCAGACTGCAGTAGAAATGATCATTGGTTTCGTTGATAGCAGCGTCCGTGATATGTATCACGGAAAGAGCAAGGTCATTGCACCTTTGGCATTGACTGTGTTCGTTTGGGTGCTGTTAATGAATGCCCTGGATTTATTACCAATCGACTTCATCCCTTATATCGGTGAACACATCTTAGGGTTACCAGCGTTACGCATCGTTCCGACTGCGGACGTGAGTATTACTCTATCGATGGCAATTGGTGTATTTATCCTGATCCTTTTCTATAGCATTAAGATGAAAGGCATAAAAGGGTTTACAAAAGAGCTGACTTTACAGCCTTTTAATCACCCAATTTTTATTCCTGTCAACTTAATCTTGGAAGGGGTAAGCCTGCTATCAAAACCTGTTTCCCTCGGTCTTCGACTGTTTGGTAACATGTATGCAGGTGAACTGATCTTTATTCTTATTGCTGGTCTGTTACCGTGGTGGTCACAGTGGTTATTAAGCCTTCCTTGGGCAATATTCCACATACTGATTATTACGTTACAAGCATTTATTTTCATGGTTCTAACGATTGTCTATCTGTCGATGGCATCTGAAGAACATTAA
- the atpE gene encoding F0F1 ATP synthase subunit C, whose protein sequence is MENLSMDLLYMAAAIMMGLAAIGAAIGIGILGGKFLEGAARQPDLIPLLRTQFFIVMGLVDAIPMIAVGLGLYVMFAVA, encoded by the coding sequence ATGGAAAACCTGAGTATGGATCTGCTGTACATGGCTGCCGCTATTATGATGGGTTTAGCTGCAATCGGTGCTGCAATCGGTATCGGAATCCTCGGAGGCAAATTTTTAGAAGGTGCTGCTCGTCAGCCTGATCTGATCCCTCTTCTGCGTACACAGTTCTTTATCGTTATGGGTCTGGTTGACGCCATCCCAATGATTGCTGTGGGTCTGGGCCTTTACGTGATGTTTGCTGTTGCCTAA